In one Pseudodesulfovibrio tunisiensis genomic region, the following are encoded:
- the hemA gene encoding glutamyl-tRNA reductase, whose translation MNQKIFLIGLNHKTAGVEVREKFALTDVENFEQGLVAHCPVRECMALSTCNRVEIVAVSSGATEREVLDSLLQYWASACKGSPEVLADNIYQYQGLDAVRHLFAVASSLDSMVMGEPQILGQLKDAYRNAVDRGTARTIVNRLLHKSFSVAKRVRTETAIASSAVSISFAAVELARKIFGDLHGTRAMLVGAGEMAELAATHLLSNGVQDIIIANRTLSRAKDLAESMNGEPIQIEHMPDRLHEVDIVISSTGSPTAVIRARDVKAVLKKRKNKPMFFIDIAVPRDIDPDVNNLDNVYLYDIDDLKEVVEENMAQRQGEADKAMSVVEAETATFGNWLNSLTLQPTIVGLVDNAEEVAHRELAKTLKRIGPVDEATRKALETLVLSVGHKVLHEPICFLKRRTQEEGAAERFIDLARRMFNLDDEIIPESAHMNRKPGVCTSDEIEHFIDATKKEQ comes from the coding sequence ATGAACCAGAAAATCTTTCTCATAGGACTCAACCACAAGACCGCGGGAGTCGAGGTTCGCGAAAAATTCGCCCTGACCGACGTGGAGAATTTCGAACAGGGTCTCGTGGCCCACTGTCCGGTGCGGGAATGTATGGCCCTCTCCACCTGCAACCGGGTGGAGATCGTGGCGGTATCCTCGGGAGCAACCGAACGCGAGGTTCTGGACAGCCTGCTCCAGTACTGGGCATCGGCCTGCAAGGGATCGCCCGAAGTGCTGGCGGACAACATCTACCAGTATCAGGGACTCGACGCGGTGCGTCACCTGTTCGCCGTGGCGTCCAGTCTGGACTCCATGGTCATGGGCGAGCCCCAGATTCTGGGCCAGCTCAAGGACGCCTACCGCAACGCTGTGGATCGTGGCACGGCCAGAACCATCGTCAATCGCCTGCTGCACAAATCCTTTTCCGTTGCCAAACGCGTACGCACGGAAACCGCCATCGCATCCAGCGCGGTTTCCATCAGCTTTGCTGCCGTGGAACTGGCGCGCAAGATTTTCGGCGACCTGCACGGCACCAGAGCCATGCTTGTGGGTGCCGGGGAAATGGCGGAACTGGCGGCCACGCATCTGCTTTCCAACGGCGTGCAGGACATCATCATCGCCAACCGCACCCTGTCCCGAGCCAAGGACCTTGCCGAAAGCATGAACGGCGAGCCGATCCAGATCGAACACATGCCGGATCGGCTGCACGAAGTGGATATCGTGATCAGCTCCACGGGATCGCCCACTGCCGTCATCCGCGCCAGGGACGTGAAGGCCGTGCTCAAGAAGCGCAAGAACAAGCCCATGTTCTTCATCGACATCGCCGTGCCGCGCGACATCGACCCGGACGTGAACAATCTGGACAACGTCTACCTCTACGACATCGACGACCTCAAGGAAGTGGTGGAGGAAAACATGGCCCAACGTCAGGGCGAAGCGGACAAGGCCATGTCCGTGGTGGAAGCGGAAACCGCGACATTCGGCAACTGGCTGAACTCCCTGACCCTGCAACCCACCATCGTGGGCCTTGTGGACAATGCCGAGGAAGTGGCGCATCGCGAACTCGCCAAGACCCTCAAGAGAATCGGCCCGGTGGACGAAGCCACACGCAAGGCTCTGGAAACGCTGGTCCTGTCCGTGGGGCACAAGGTGTTGCACGAGCCCATCTGTTTTCTCAAACGCCGCACTCAGGAAGAAGGCGCTGCCGAACGATTCATCGATCTGGCCAGACGCATGTTCAATCTGGATGATGAAATCATTCCCGAAAGCGCCCACATGAACCGCAAGCCCGGGGTCTGCACTTCGGACGAAATCGAACATTTCATCGACGCCACCAAAAAGGAACAGTAA
- the tilS gene encoding tRNA lysidine(34) synthetase TilS, with amino-acid sequence MSPASGIPPARLQDLPPKWAHFCLHTENFLHDELGYDLQGRSVVVAFSGGIDSTALLLVLKYLCAKNNAVLTAAHLDHAIRPESGEDAAWAEQFCKDANIRFTKIRRDIPALAREQGVGLEEAGRLARYAFLEETRIAAKADAIFLGHHLDDLCEDMLMRLSRGTGWPGLAGMPGIDNDRHLVRPFLLTPKARLQAFLEALSIQWREDATNADTDCTRNRIRHEILPLFLRENPNFPESVARLWRVGRIDEDYWTTACEIREELIPAETLNKAHKALRLRLYKAGLDHLGPGQALADTLFRLDQAWLEKRTGAMFQFPGKKTARIARKGVVFRHTH; translated from the coding sequence ATGTCTCCTGCGTCAGGAATCCCCCCTGCCAGACTGCAGGACCTGCCTCCGAAATGGGCGCATTTCTGCCTCCATACCGAAAACTTTCTTCACGACGAACTCGGATACGACCTTCAGGGGCGTTCCGTTGTCGTCGCGTTTTCCGGAGGCATCGACTCCACGGCCCTGCTGCTGGTTCTCAAGTACCTCTGCGCAAAAAACAATGCCGTGCTGACTGCCGCGCATCTCGACCACGCCATCCGGCCGGAGTCCGGCGAGGATGCGGCATGGGCAGAACAATTCTGCAAGGATGCGAACATCCGCTTCACCAAGATCAGACGGGACATCCCGGCTCTGGCCCGGGAACAGGGCGTCGGGCTTGAGGAAGCGGGCCGCTTGGCCCGCTATGCCTTTCTGGAGGAAACCCGAATCGCCGCAAAGGCGGACGCAATATTTCTCGGCCACCATCTCGACGACCTGTGCGAAGACATGCTCATGCGCCTTTCGCGCGGCACCGGCTGGCCCGGGTTGGCGGGCATGCCCGGAATCGACAATGATCGCCACCTTGTCCGCCCCTTCCTGCTCACGCCCAAGGCCAGATTGCAGGCATTCCTCGAAGCCCTGTCCATTCAGTGGCGCGAGGACGCGACCAACGCGGATACGGACTGCACCCGCAACCGGATACGCCACGAGATTCTCCCTCTGTTCCTGCGAGAAAATCCGAATTTCCCGGAATCCGTGGCCCGACTCTGGCGCGTGGGGCGTATTGACGAGGACTACTGGACCACGGCTTGTGAAATACGCGAAGAGCTTATCCCAGCCGAAACCCTGAACAAGGCGCACAAGGCGCTTCGCCTGCGGCTGTACAAGGCCGGGCTGGACCATCTAGGGCCGGGACAGGCCCTTGCAGACACCCTGTTTCGTCTGGATCAGGCATGGCTGGAGAAAAGAACTGGCGCAATGTTTCAATTTCCCGGGAAAAAAACCGCCAGAATTGCACGCAAAGGCGTGGTTTTCCGGCACACCCATTGA
- a CDS encoding adenylate kinase — MNILIFGPNGSGKGTQGNLVKDKYSLDHIESGAIFRKHIGGGTELGLKAKEYINKGELVPDDITIPMVLDVLSGSTNGWLLDGFPRSLVQGEKLWEALQKDGVKLDYVIEIKLPREIAKARIMGRRLCENNANHPNNIGIPAIAPDGDKCRVCGGALSARDDDQDEEAINKRHNIYYDETTGTMAACNFYKNMKDGGFKYIQLDGEQSINEIKDYLISQLA; from the coding sequence ATGAATATTCTGATTTTCGGCCCCAACGGCTCCGGTAAAGGCACCCAGGGCAACCTGGTCAAAGACAAGTATTCCCTGGACCACATCGAATCCGGTGCCATCTTCCGCAAACACATTGGCGGCGGAACCGAACTCGGTCTGAAGGCCAAGGAATACATCAACAAGGGCGAACTCGTTCCTGACGACATCACCATTCCCATGGTTCTCGACGTGCTCTCCGGCTCCACCAACGGCTGGCTGCTCGACGGCTTTCCCCGTTCCCTGGTCCAGGGCGAAAAGCTCTGGGAAGCCCTGCAGAAGGACGGCGTGAAGCTGGACTACGTGATCGAAATCAAGTTGCCCCGCGAGATCGCCAAGGCCCGCATCATGGGTCGCCGCCTGTGCGAAAACAACGCCAACCACCCCAACAACATCGGCATCCCGGCCATCGCTCCCGACGGTGACAAGTGCCGTGTCTGTGGCGGTGCCCTGTCCGCTCGCGACGACGATCAGGACGAGGAAGCCATCAACAAGCGCCACAACATCTACTACGATGAAACCACCGGCACCATGGCTGCCTGCAACTTCTACAAGAACATGAAGGATGGCGGCTTCAAATACATCCAGCTCGACGGCGAACAGTCCATCAACGAGATCAAGGACTACCTGATCAGCCAGCTCGCCTAA
- the secF gene encoding protein translocase subunit SecF, whose amino-acid sequence MGLQIIKPDTHIDFIGFRKIAFIISAIVILAGIGSLLAKGGPKYGIDFAGGMIVQIKLDKATDVTDLKGAMKELNLPGLTVQTLGLEDDHEYMIRTSSSDISSQAVRDGIDRSLAANLKDRTFEIQRLEMVGPKVGADLRAKALEALFYAVLLIAVYISGRFEQRWTAAGIMAAALAGGIYGIGLTGLDMGWLIISALVLTLGLCWYLKLNYALGAVVALIHDVIITVGIFSILGKEFDLTIIAALLTIVGYSLNDTIIVFDRIRENNIAAKSGTYFGDTINKSVNQTLSRTLMTSITTLLVVFCLFVLGGGVIHDFALALLIGIVVGTYSSVFVASPILLGFGPGSHVGEGEVEAA is encoded by the coding sequence ATGGGACTGCAAATAATCAAGCCTGATACCCATATCGATTTCATCGGTTTCAGGAAAATCGCCTTCATCATTTCCGCGATCGTGATTCTGGCCGGAATCGGGTCGCTGCTCGCCAAGGGCGGCCCCAAGTACGGCATCGACTTTGCGGGCGGCATGATCGTGCAGATCAAGCTGGACAAGGCAACCGATGTTACCGACCTCAAGGGGGCCATGAAGGAACTGAACCTTCCCGGCCTGACCGTCCAGACTTTGGGCCTTGAGGATGACCATGAATACATGATCCGTACCTCCTCTTCGGACATTTCGTCCCAGGCGGTGCGTGACGGCATTGACCGGAGCCTCGCCGCCAACCTCAAGGATCGGACTTTCGAGATTCAGCGTCTGGAAATGGTCGGCCCCAAGGTGGGAGCGGATCTTCGCGCCAAGGCGCTTGAAGCGCTGTTCTATGCCGTGCTGCTCATCGCCGTTTACATCTCCGGTCGTTTCGAGCAGCGCTGGACCGCAGCCGGAATCATGGCAGCGGCCCTTGCAGGTGGCATCTACGGCATCGGCCTGACCGGGTTGGACATGGGGTGGCTCATCATCTCCGCTCTGGTCCTCACTCTGGGCCTGTGCTGGTACCTGAAGCTCAATTATGCGCTGGGCGCGGTGGTCGCCCTGATCCACGACGTGATCATCACCGTGGGCATCTTTTCCATTCTCGGAAAGGAATTCGACCTGACCATCATTGCCGCTTTGCTGACCATTGTGGGTTATTCGCTGAACGATACCATCATCGTGTTCGACCGCATCCGCGAAAACAATATCGCGGCCAAGAGCGGAACCTACTTCGGCGACACCATCAACAAGAGTGTCAACCAGACCCTGTCCCGTACACTCATGACCTCGATCACCACTCTTCTCGTGGTGTTCTGCCTGTTCGTGCTGGGCGGTGGCGTCATCCATGACTTTGCCTTGGCTCTGCTCATCGGCATCGTGGTGGGTACCTATTCCTCCGTCTTTGTGGCCAGCCCGATTCTGCTCGGGTTCGGTCCCGGCTCCCATGTCGGCGAAGGAGAGGTTGAAGCCGCATAG
- the secD gene encoding protein translocase subunit SecD, which yields MQSLRWRIIVTLLVLVLGLAYMLPSIPGIQGTSLAKLLPGDAINLGLDLKGGIHLTLGVDMDTAMKNNLARLGDDLKASAAEEQVFVLRPRVLGEDKIRVVLLKGEQKDKFKGILKQFDSLSVDATEPGENGKVEYILSLTPQYRKYLTKLTLDQAVKTIRNRIDQFGVAEPDIRKQAGNRIQVQLPGLQDPERAIKIIGRTAHLEFKMVDEGADVETAKKGAVAPGRELTVLLHRKPDGSYTETPIVLKKDAVLTGEYIKDAQVRFDQFNTPYVALNFNTRGGTIFARLTGENVNKRMAIVLDGKVYSAPVIQEKIAGGRASITGSFDKEEATDLAIVLRAGSLPAPIDILEQRTVGPSLGQESIDKGVTSAVIGLALVLVFMGIYYGIGGLVADIVLVLNIMLIMAGLAAFGATLTLPGIAGIILTIGMAVDANVIIFERIREELRRGLTAGAAVTEGYGRATLTILDANVTTIIAAIILYQFGTGPVRGFAVTLTLGILTSMFTAIFVSRIMFDLYTRNRADRAKLNI from the coding sequence ATGCAGAGTCTGCGTTGGAGAATCATCGTCACCCTCCTGGTCCTGGTCCTCGGGCTGGCGTACATGCTGCCCTCGATACCGGGCATCCAGGGAACCTCGCTCGCCAAGTTGCTGCCCGGCGACGCGATCAACCTGGGGCTCGATCTCAAGGGCGGCATCCATTTGACCCTCGGGGTCGACATGGATACGGCCATGAAGAACAATCTCGCCCGCCTCGGGGACGACCTCAAGGCCTCGGCTGCTGAAGAGCAGGTTTTCGTGCTTCGCCCCAGAGTCCTGGGCGAAGACAAGATTCGGGTTGTTCTGCTCAAGGGCGAGCAGAAGGACAAGTTCAAGGGTATCCTCAAGCAGTTTGATTCGCTGAGTGTGGATGCCACGGAGCCCGGGGAAAACGGCAAGGTCGAATACATCCTTTCCCTGACTCCGCAGTACAGGAAGTATCTGACCAAGCTGACTCTGGATCAGGCCGTCAAGACCATCCGCAACCGCATTGACCAGTTCGGCGTTGCCGAGCCGGACATTCGCAAGCAGGCCGGCAATCGCATTCAGGTGCAGTTGCCCGGTCTTCAGGACCCGGAGCGCGCCATCAAGATCATTGGTCGCACCGCGCATCTGGAATTCAAGATGGTGGATGAAGGCGCGGATGTGGAGACGGCCAAGAAAGGGGCTGTTGCCCCGGGTCGCGAACTGACCGTGTTGCTGCATCGCAAGCCTGACGGGTCCTACACCGAGACGCCCATCGTCCTGAAAAAGGACGCCGTGCTCACCGGTGAGTACATCAAGGATGCCCAGGTGCGGTTCGATCAGTTCAATACTCCGTACGTCGCCCTGAATTTCAACACTCGCGGGGGCACCATTTTTGCGCGCCTGACCGGCGAGAACGTGAACAAGCGCATGGCCATCGTACTGGATGGCAAGGTGTATTCCGCTCCCGTCATTCAGGAGAAGATTGCGGGCGGCCGCGCCAGCATCACCGGCTCCTTCGACAAGGAAGAGGCCACTGATCTGGCCATCGTGCTGCGCGCCGGTTCCCTGCCTGCGCCCATCGACATTCTGGAACAGCGCACCGTGGGGCCGTCCCTTGGTCAGGAGTCCATCGACAAGGGTGTGACTTCCGCCGTGATCGGTCTGGCTCTGGTGCTGGTCTTCATGGGCATCTACTACGGCATTGGCGGCCTGGTCGCGGATATCGTGCTGGTCCTGAACATCATGCTCATCATGGCCGGTCTGGCCGCGTTCGGCGCGACCCTGACCCTGCCGGGCATCGCAGGCATCATTCTGACGATCGGCATGGCCGTGGACGCCAACGTCATCATCTTCGAGCGCATTCGCGAGGAATTGCGACGTGGGCTGACTGCGGGCGCTGCGGTTACCGAAGGATATGGCAGGGCGACTTTGACCATTCTGGACGCCAACGTGACCACCATCATCGCGGCCATCATTCTGTATCAGTTCGGCACCGGCCCGGTGCGCGGCTTTGCCGTCACCCTGACTCTGGGTATTCTGACGTCGATGTTCACGGCCATCTTCGTGTCGCGCATCATGTTCGATCTGTACACCAGAAACCGCGCCGACCGCGCCAAGCTGAACATTTAG
- the yajC gene encoding preprotein translocase subunit YajC: MLFESVAYAMGAAPNGAQAQGPAGMFQAFLPLILLFAIFYFLLIRPQQKKQKQHRAMLDSLKKGDKVWTNGGILGTISDIDGDNMTVEIAQGVNVVIKRGFVADLDRQNDNKKDK, translated from the coding sequence ATGTTATTCGAATCGGTCGCCTATGCCATGGGAGCCGCTCCCAATGGCGCTCAGGCCCAGGGTCCCGCCGGCATGTTTCAGGCTTTTCTGCCTCTGATCCTGCTGTTCGCGATTTTCTATTTTCTGCTCATCCGCCCGCAGCAGAAGAAGCAGAAGCAGCATCGCGCCATGCTCGACAGCCTGAAGAAGGGTGACAAGGTCTGGACCAATGGCGGCATCCTCGGCACCATTTCCGATATCGACGGTGACAATATGACCGTGGAAATCGCTCAGGGCGTCAATGTGGTCATCAAACGTGGTTTCGTTGCCGATCTGGACCGTCAGAATGACAACAAAAAGGACAAGTAG